GGTCGGGAGCGGGATCTGTGACACCCGGTAATCCTGCACTTCAAGCGCTTCGATCTCGATCAGCGATTTTGACAATTGTTCAGCAACGATGTTGGAGACAAAAGTGGCCGTCTCGGACCCTGCCCCCACATCCGGAGACAACAGACCAACCACAAAATTCGGACGGGGGTGTGCAATCGAAGACGGCAGTGAAACACGCGCAGGCTGGCTTGTTGGTACCGGCATGGGGCCTGCTGCTGATGCCTGCTCAAGCGCACCCTCTATCGTCGCCCGCGACACCGTGAACAGCTCAAGCGAAGCGCCGATATTCTTGAGCTTGGGACGGCCGACAGAGTTAAAGAGAAAGTCGTTTCGACCACGTAATGCATTGCGCACAACGCTTGAAACCAGAACTTCGCCGGGTGAGCCCACACTTTCGATCCGGGCTGCCGTGTTGACCGCGTCACCAATAATCTGATGATCGACTTCAAACGTGTCACCCAGATGCACGCCGATACGATACCCTTTTGCATAGCGTTCAGCGCTTTGAGTCAGCACCTCCTGCACCCCCAGTGCGGTTTCCACCGCAGCACGCGCGCTTGGGAACACGGCGCACAGGCCGTCACCCGTCAGGCCCGTCACGCAGCCGCGAAAGCTTTGGACCAGTTCGCTGGCGCAATTCAGGTCGCGGCGGATTGTGGCAAGAGTTTCAATTTCAGCTTCGCGTACTTCAACTGAATAGTCGCAAGCATCCAAAAACAGAATGGCCCTGAGCTGTGCCTTAGGCAATTCGGTCGGCCTGTATAGATTCAGGTTTAATCCCATGATCGTATCTCTGACTTCTTTAACTAATTGGGATGCACCGCCCCAAGAATGATCAAGCTGCATCCGATGCATGCGTGGCGCAGATCCAGAGGTTGTGCACGTTTCGGCGCCGTCTTTTTTCGCAGGACCGACCCTTGGTCTGAATGGGCTTCAAAAGGCTGTTGTCGGCCTGACGGAGAAATTCGGTTTCTAAAATATGTTAAGTTCAATCTAATGCAGCTTATTGTATGTGTTTTATGAACTTTCGTCGACTTAATTTTGCTTTACACCCTCAAACAGGACTTTTCCTGACGGCTCTGAGGGCGGTGGCAAGCTGGTCGAGATTGGCCAGAAACGACGTTTCTTTCCCGCAGAGGGCGTGTAATCGCCGCTAAAACACTGAAGGACAGTATTGAGAACGTGCTCCAGAAACCTCGACGTTACTGCTGCCTTGCACATCCAACGCGTGGGGCAACCGAACTGGAAAACCCAATCGACGTATGGTGTTATGCTGCCTTCCCAATGCAAACAAAAGGGACAGATAACGTTCTAAACAAGTGTCCTATTGCTTCGATAGAACTTACCAATGTCTCAACTATAACGAATGTACAGTTTACCGCCCGCAGTTTATTTCGAAGTGATCCAGATGCTCTCGCGGGCCCGTTCCCAAGTTGCACAACGCAGTAGGAACATTTTTGCCTGTTCAACAGCTCGAAAAGTGGCGCGCGTGGTTATCTGAGAATCGTTAATCCTGCAACGAATTTTAATATCACCAACGGTTGGCAGGGCTTTCTCTCTTGTCATTGTACAGAATCCGCGCCAATGGCGGTGCATGAGGTTCGACACTATCATATTGGGGGCCGGAGCCGCAGGCATGATGTGCGCAGCCCACTGTGGCGGGCACGTTTTGGTGATTGATCACGCCAAAGCACCGGGCGAAAAGATCCGCATATCGGGCGGTGGGCGCTGTAATTTCACCAATATGTACGCAAGCCCGAGCAACTTCCTGTCGCAAAACCCGCATTTCTGCAAATCTGCGTTAGCACGTTATTCGCAGTGGGATTTTGTCGATCTGGTTGGGCGTCACAATATCGCCTGGCACGAGAAAACGCTGGGTCAGCTGTTTTGTGATGGGTCATCGAAACAGATTATTAAGATGCTGCTGGACGAGATGCGCGAAGCAGGAGCAGAGCTGTGGGTGCAAACGTCCCTGCGCGATCTGCGCAAGACCGAAAGCGGGTTTGCATTGGAGGTCGAACGTGACGGGCAACGGCAGCACCTGACCTGCGCCAATCTGGTGCTGGCCACCGGCGGCAAGTCGATCCCGAAAATGGGCGCGACCGGGCTTGCCTATGACATTGCCGGGCAATTCGACTTGCGCGTGACCGACACGCGCGCCGCGCTGGTCCCGTTCACATTCTCGGATGGTCGGTTCAAGGACTTGTCCGGTGTTTCCTTGCCAGCGCGGTTGTCAAACGATCGCACCAGCTTTGACGAAGCGTTGCTGTTCACGCATCGCGGCCTCAGCGGGCCGTCAGTGTTGCAGTTGTCATCCTATTGGTCCGAGGGTGAAGCGATCTGGGTAAATCTGATCCCAGATCTGCCGTTGTTCGATCTGTTGCGGACACAGCGTCAGAGCGGGGGTCGAAAGGCTTTGACGACAGAACTGGCGCGCCATCTGCCCGCCCGGTTGGTCGACTATCTGAGCAAGGTCATTCCTATGTCCGGGAACCTTGCAGATCAGTCAGATGCGAAACTGACAGATCTGGCCGCAGCCCTTTCAGCGTGGCAATTGGTACCGTCGGGGACCGAAGGGTATCGCACGGCTGAAGTCACGCTGGGTGGGATCGATACCGACGATTTGTCTTCTAAAACCATGGAGGCCAAGGATGTCCCTGGCCTCTACGCGATTGGCGAAGCGGTGGATGTCACCGGCTGGTTGGGTGGCTACAACTTCCAATGGGCATGGTCGTCAGGCCATGCCGCTGGTGTTGCCATTGCCGCCAAGCATTAACCGACGACGTTATACCCGCGCCCGCGCATACAGTTGCGCACGATCACTTCCTGATTCTGAGTGTTGTTGATCGCGCTTGCACCAGCACCGATCAACGCACCGGCTGCTGCTGCACGGCCTAGATCACTGGCACTGTTGTCGATGATTGCAGTGGTTGCCGCAGCACCGGCGGCGCCGATGGCAGCGGCGCCGGCAGTGTTGCTGTCGAGCGTCGGCTGAGATCGTGCAAGCGCCTGACAATTGGCCAGATCGGACTGATAATTGGGCCCTACCGCCCCGTCGATGATCGGGACATAGTTCGCCCCGCTATTGGCGCAGGCTCCGGCCAGTGCAACGACAGGAAGGGCGAAGAAAATTTTGCGTGCAGACATATCCGCTACCTCTTTGTGAACTGAAGGTGACGCAACCTTACTTCCCACAAAGTGTCAATCTGATTGGGAAAAGTCCAGATCAACCGGCAGAGCGTCGCCTTACGTCAGTCGTTTGCGCACTTGCTCGGTAAAGTCATCGCCGCGTTGCTCGAAATTATCGTATTGATCGAAACTGGCTGCCGCCGGTGCCAGCAACACCGTGTCGCCCTCTTCTGCGTCTTCGATAGCTTGCGCCACTGCTGCCTCCATCGTGGTGCAAACCTGGGCGTCCGCTTCCAGCTGCATCGCAAAACCCGCCGCTTCGCGACCGATTACATAAGCTTTGCGCACCTGATCCGATGCCGTGTTCAGAGCTGCGATACCGCCCTCTTTCTCAAGCCCACCGCAAATCCAGCGGATATTCTTGAACGCGCTCAGCGCCTTCAAGGCGCTGTCGACATTGGTCGCCTTCGAATCGTTGACGTAAGTAACCCCACCCGCTTCGGCAATGATCTGGCTGCGGTGCGGCAGGCCCGGATAGGAATGAAGCGCATCCTCGATCACACGCGGCGCAAGACCCAACGACCGGCAGGCGGCGTAGGCCGCGCAGGCGTTTTGGTGGTTATGCGCACCGGGCAGACCCTTGATCGCGCGCAGGTCGATGGAACCTGCCTGACGCCCCTTGCGGTATTCCGACAAGAAACCTTTGCGTGCAAACACTTGCCACCCCGGACCTGTCAGTTTGCGCGCAACCGAGATGCGGATCACCCGGTCATCCGTTGGCCCTTCGGACAATTGCCCAGCCAGAAATGCGCCTTCGATCTCGTCAATGCCAATGATCGCGCGGTCTGGCCCGCCTTCAGCAAAGAGACGCCGCTTGGCAGCAAAATAGCCGCCCATGCCGCCGTGTCGGTCCAGATGATCGGGTGAGAGGTTGGTGAATACAGCCACGTCGGGAGTCAACGCACGAGCAAGTTCCGTCTGATAGCTGCTGAGTTCCAAAACCACCACCGAACCATCGCCGCCCGGATCAATATCCAGAACCCCGCGTCCGATATTGCCCGCCAATTGCGCCTCGCGCCCGGCCTCGGTCAGGATGTGGTGGATCAACGCCGCCGTGGTGGATTTCCCGTTCGAGCCCGTCACCGCAATCACGCGCGGCGGCGTGTCGTAGTTGTTCCATTCCGAACCCGCGAAGGAACGGAAGAACAGGCCGATGTCGTTGTCCACCGGCACGCCAGCGTCCAAAGCCGCGGAAACGACCGGGTTCGGTTCAGGATAAAGATGCGGAATGCCCGGTGAGACGATCAGCGACGCAATGCCGTCAAACGCGCCGTGTTTACGCAGATCGGCGCAGGTGAACCCCTCGCCTTCGGCAGTTTCACGAGCTGCCGGGTTATCGTCCCAGCACACAGGCTCAGCCTTGCCAGCACGCAAAGCGCGTGCTGTCGCCAAGCCCGATCGGCCCAGCCCCAGAACTGCAACTTTTTGCCCTGAAAAGCCTTTGACCGGGATCATGTCTTACTTCCTTCGTCTAGCTGTGCCTCAAGCCAATCCGCCCGTTCTTCGACAGGTCGCTTTGGAATAAGGGTGGTCTTGAAACCAAGTTTGGGCAAGCGGTCGCACAAACCCTCATATTCCGCAAGAGCGTCAACCAGATCGTGCTGACGCTGACTGTCTTTCACATAGATTTCAGGCCAGGGCGGGAACAGAAAAATCTGACGGTCATAGTCAAGCCGGACGATCTGGTCTCGCAGGGCATTGTCCAGATCAGTGCCTGTGCGCTCAAACCAGATCAATGCATCCAATGCGGACCGGTCGAATAGAACCAAACCGTCCGGGGCTTGGGTCATATCGTTGAAGGCCGTCTCGATGACTTTCCGACAAAACGCTTCGGGATCTGTCCAAGGCAAGGCGGTTCCATCGACTTGCTGTTCCGCGATCACAACGCGGCGACCGGGTTCTGTAACAGTCTCATAGCCGCGCCGCGCCATCTCTTGCAGGAGGGTGGATTTACCGCCTCCTGAACAGCCTGACAGCACAATGCGACGGTTGCTCACCTTACCTTCAGCGTTGCCAGTCCGATCATCGCCAGGATCAGCGAGATGATCCAGAAACGGATGACGATGGTCGGTTCAGCCCAGCCTTTTTTCTCATAATGGTGGTGGATCGGGGCCATCAGGAAGACCCTCTTGCCGGTGCGTTTGAAGTAGAGGACCTGAATGATCACACTCAGCGCTTCGACCACGAACAGACCGCCAACCACGGCCAGAACAAGCTCGTGCTTGGTGGCGACGGCAATCGCACCCAGTGCACCACCTAGAGCCAATGAACCGGTGTCACCCATGAAGACCGCCGCGGGTGGTGCGTTGTACCACAAAAAGCCCAAACCGCCGCCGAACAAAGCAGCCGTAAAGATCAGGATTTCACCGGTTCCGGGCACGTAGTGCACGTCCAGATACTCGGTAAAGTCCACACGTCCAACCGCATAGGCGATGATTCCAAGGGTCGTGGCGGCAATCATTGCGGGCATGATCGCCAGTCCGTCCAGCCCATCAGTCAGGTTCACCGCATTGGCGGCCCCCACGATTACGACCACCGCAAACGGAATATAGAACAGGCCTAGATTGACCAGAGTGTCTTTAAACACGGGCACCGCCAGTTGGTTCTGCAACGCCTCGGGATGGTGCAAAGATGCCCAGAGCGAGGCCAGAACCGCAATGATGACGCCCAACGCCAGACGCATCTTGCTTGAGACGCCTTTCGTATTTTGCTTGGAGACTTTGGCATAGTCATCCGCAAAACCGATGGCCGCATAGGCCAGCGTTACGAACAGAACCATCCAGACATAAGGGTTGTCCCAGCGTGCCCAGATCAGGGTCGATGTCACAAGCGCACCAACAATCAGCAACCCGCCCATGGTCGGCGTGCCCGCCTTGGAAAAATGGCCTTCGGGGCCGTCATCGCGGATCGGTTGGCCCTTGCCTTGCTTTTTGCGCAGCACATTGATCAAGGGCTTGCCGAACAGGAAACCAAAGATCAGCGCCGTCAAAAAGGCGCCACCCGCGCGGAAGGTGATGTAGCGGAAGAGGTTCCAGAAGTCCCCGCCATCCGACAGGGCGGTCAACCAATACAGCATGACAATACCTTTCTCACACGCGGCGTCTGGGTGCGATCACCCATCAAGCGCGCTCCCTTGCCCCATTTTACGCAGACCGTCAACAATCGTTGCCAATGCCATGCTGAGTGACCCTTTGGCCAATACCGTGTCACCTTCATTGATCAATGCAGGCAAATGCTCGGCCATCTCGGCGCTGGTTTCGAACCAGAGCCCGCGCTTGTCATCGGGTAGCGCCTTGTGCATGGCCTGCATCAAGGGGCCGATGCAATGCACCTGATTTACTTTCCCCATGGCTGCAACATTCGCCATTTCGGCGTGCATCGCCACTTCCTGCGAGCCCAGTTCCTTCATGTCACCCAAAAATGCGATGCGGCGAGTACCTTGCGACGCAGCCAGCACGTCCAGCGCGGCCTCCATCGAGGTTGGGTTGGCGTTGTAGCTATCGTCCAGCAGTTCGATTTGGCCACCGCCGGACAGCGGCAAGTTTTCGCGTACACCGCGCCCTTTGACCGGAGACCACGCCCGCAAACCCGCAATCGCCTGATCCAGATCGACACCCAATTCCACGCACGCGGCCAATGCCCCAAGCGCGTTCATGGCAAAATGGGTGCCGGCAGAATTGACGTCAAAGCGGATGGGATAATCGCCGATCACGGCTTGGGCGTTCACGGCGTTGGCCGCTTGCTGTACGTCGGTCAATCGGTAATCCGAGGCCTTGCGGCCGAAATCAACAATTCCCGTCCCGTGGCCCAGCGCGGTTTGGCGCAGAATGTCTGCGTGCTTGATGTCTGCATTTACAATCGCGGCCCCGCCTGGCTCCAACCCTTCAAAGATCGCCGCTTTTTCATGGGCGATGCCTGCAACTGATTCAAAGGCTTCCAAGTGCACCGCAGCCACGGTTGTGACCAGCGCCACATGTGGGCGCGCCTGTTTGGCCAGCGGGGCAATCTCACCCGGGTGATTCATACCGATCTCAATAACGGCGAATTCCGTGTCGCGCGGCATCCGCGCCAAGGTCAGCGGCACGCCCCAATGGTTGTTGTAACTGGCCACGCTGGCATGGGTCTTGCCTTGGGTTTCGAGGATCGTCGCCAGCATTTCCTTGGTCGAGGTCTTGCCGACGCTGCCTGTTACGCCCACCACGCGCGCATCCGTTCGCGCCCGTGCGGCCTGACCCAAGGCTTCAAGTCCAGCCTGAACGTCTTCGACGATTAGCAAAGGTGCGCCGTCCGGCACATCATCGGGTATGCGCGACACCAGTGCAGCGCCCGCCCCCCTTTCCAACGCCTGCGCCACAAAATCATGACCGTCCCGCGCGGCTTTAAGCGCCACGAACAAGTCTCCGGGCTGAAGGGTGCGGGTGTCGATCGATACTCCATTTGCGATCCAGTCGCGCGTCCCCTGACCGCCCGTGGCCTCAGCGGCTTCGGATGCTGTCCAGAGTGTCATGCTACCCTCCCGTCAAGCGCGGCCACAGAAATACTGGCCTGTTCAACGTCATCAAAGGGCAGAACCTGATCTCCGACGATCTGGCCGGTTTCGTGCCCCTTACCAGCAATCAGCAGCGCATCGCCCGGTTGCAGCGCGTCGATGCCACGCAGGATGGCTTCGGCACGGTCGCCGACTTCGGTCACACTGGCCTGACCTGCGGCCTCAAGCGCACCTTCCATGACGGCAGCGCGGATAGTGGCCGGGTCTTCGCTGCGTGGGTTATCGTCGGTGACAAACACCACATCAGCATGGTTCGCCGCCGCCTTGCCCATCAGAGGGCGTTTCGTGGCGTCGCGATCCCCACCTGCCCCAACGATGGCGATCAGACGCCCCATGACATGCGGGCGCAGCGCCTTGAGGGCCGTGGCCACCGCGTCGGGCGTATGCGCGTAATCCACAAAAACCGTTGCACCGTTGTCGCGCGTTGCGGCCAGTTGCATCCGTCCCCGTACCGTTGTCAGATGCGGCAGAGTTTCAAAGACCTGCTCGGGGCTGTCGCCAGCGGCGATGACCAACCCACAGGCCAGCAGGATATTTTCGGCCTGAAATCCACCAATCAGGTTTAAACGAGTCTGGTAGGTTCGGCCTTGCCACGAAAAGCGCAGGTCCTGTCCTGTGGCGTCAAA
The genomic region above belongs to Ruegeria sp. HKCCD4315 and contains:
- a CDS encoding NAD(P)/FAD-dependent oxidoreductase, coding for MRFDTIILGAGAAGMMCAAHCGGHVLVIDHAKAPGEKIRISGGGRCNFTNMYASPSNFLSQNPHFCKSALARYSQWDFVDLVGRHNIAWHEKTLGQLFCDGSSKQIIKMLLDEMREAGAELWVQTSLRDLRKTESGFALEVERDGQRQHLTCANLVLATGGKSIPKMGATGLAYDIAGQFDLRVTDTRAALVPFTFSDGRFKDLSGVSLPARLSNDRTSFDEALLFTHRGLSGPSVLQLSSYWSEGEAIWVNLIPDLPLFDLLRTQRQSGGRKALTTELARHLPARLVDYLSKVIPMSGNLADQSDAKLTDLAAALSAWQLVPSGTEGYRTAEVTLGGIDTDDLSSKTMEAKDVPGLYAIGEAVDVTGWLGGYNFQWAWSSGHAAGVAIAAKH
- the murF gene encoding UDP-N-acetylmuramoyl-tripeptide--D-alanyl-D-alanine ligase, yielding MTLWTASEAAEATGGQGTRDWIANGVSIDTRTLQPGDLFVALKAARDGHDFVAQALERGAGAALVSRIPDDVPDGAPLLIVEDVQAGLEALGQAARARTDARVVGVTGSVGKTSTKEMLATILETQGKTHASVASYNNHWGVPLTLARMPRDTEFAVIEIGMNHPGEIAPLAKQARPHVALVTTVAAVHLEAFESVAGIAHEKAAIFEGLEPGGAAIVNADIKHADILRQTALGHGTGIVDFGRKASDYRLTDVQQAANAVNAQAVIGDYPIRFDVNSAGTHFAMNALGALAACVELGVDLDQAIAGLRAWSPVKGRGVRENLPLSGGGQIELLDDSYNANPTSMEAALDVLAASQGTRRIAFLGDMKELGSQEVAMHAEMANVAAMGKVNQVHCIGPLMQAMHKALPDDKRGLWFETSAEMAEHLPALINEGDTVLAKGSLSMALATIVDGLRKMGQGSALDG
- the mraY gene encoding phospho-N-acetylmuramoyl-pentapeptide-transferase produces the protein MLYWLTALSDGGDFWNLFRYITFRAGGAFLTALIFGFLFGKPLINVLRKKQGKGQPIRDDGPEGHFSKAGTPTMGGLLIVGALVTSTLIWARWDNPYVWMVLFVTLAYAAIGFADDYAKVSKQNTKGVSSKMRLALGVIIAVLASLWASLHHPEALQNQLAVPVFKDTLVNLGLFYIPFAVVVIVGAANAVNLTDGLDGLAIMPAMIAATTLGIIAYAVGRVDFTEYLDVHYVPGTGEILIFTAALFGGGLGFLWYNAPPAAVFMGDTGSLALGGALGAIAVATKHELVLAVVGGLFVVEALSVIIQVLYFKRTGKRVFLMAPIHHHYEKKGWAEPTIVIRFWIISLILAMIGLATLKVR
- the murD gene encoding UDP-N-acetylmuramoyl-L-alanine--D-glutamate ligase, with the translated sequence MIPVKGFSGQKVAVLGLGRSGLATARALRAGKAEPVCWDDNPAARETAEGEGFTCADLRKHGAFDGIASLIVSPGIPHLYPEPNPVVSAALDAGVPVDNDIGLFFRSFAGSEWNNYDTPPRVIAVTGSNGKSTTAALIHHILTEAGREAQLAGNIGRGVLDIDPGGDGSVVVLELSSYQTELARALTPDVAVFTNLSPDHLDRHGGMGGYFAAKRRLFAEGGPDRAIIGIDEIEGAFLAGQLSEGPTDDRVIRISVARKLTGPGWQVFARKGFLSEYRKGRQAGSIDLRAIKGLPGAHNHQNACAAYAACRSLGLAPRVIEDALHSYPGLPHRSQIIAEAGGVTYVNDSKATNVDSALKALSAFKNIRWICGGLEKEGGIAALNTASDQVRKAYVIGREAAGFAMQLEADAQVCTTMEAAVAQAIEDAEEGDTVLLAPAAASFDQYDNFEQRGDDFTEQVRKRLT
- a CDS encoding glycine zipper family protein codes for the protein MSARKIFFALPVVALAGACANSGANYVPIIDGAVGPNYQSDLANCQALARSQPTLDSNTAGAAAIGAAGAAATTAIIDNSASDLGRAAAAGALIGAGASAINNTQNQEVIVRNCMRGRGYNVVG
- a CDS encoding AAA family ATPase, with product MSNRRIVLSGCSGGGKSTLLQEMARRGYETVTEPGRRVVIAEQQVDGTALPWTDPEAFCRKVIETAFNDMTQAPDGLVLFDRSALDALIWFERTGTDLDNALRDQIVRLDYDRQIFLFPPWPEIYVKDSQRQHDLVDALAEYEGLCDRLPKLGFKTTLIPKRPVEERADWLEAQLDEGSKT